In the Nerophis ophidion isolate RoL-2023_Sa linkage group LG01, RoL_Noph_v1.0, whole genome shotgun sequence genome, one interval contains:
- the hoga1 gene encoding 4-hydroxy-2-oxoglutarate aldolase, mitochondrial: protein MLRSRTWTGTAYWVRTWSRRNHGAAASPRLDLSGIYPPIATPFTAQEDVDYDKLDQNLLKYAEMPFKGLVVQGSNGEYPYLTEEERVEVVRRVRRSLPADKLLLAGSGCESSRATLRLTEKMAEAGADAALVVTPCFYRGKMDSHALVQHFTKVADGSAVPVVLYSVPANTGLELPVDAVVRLAQHPNIAGLKDSGGDISRLALMVHKTKSQHFQVLAGSAGFLMAAYCVGAVGGVCALANVLGRQVCDLERLCRSGRWDEARELQGRLVEPNAAVTRKLGVPALKQAMDWFGFHGGVCRSPLQPLDREQTEQLRRDFSSNGWM from the exons ATGCTGAGATCCAGGACCTGGACCGGCACGGCTTACTGGGTCAGAACCTGGAGCCGCCGGAACCATGGAGCAGCTGCGTCTCCCCGGCTGGACCTGAGCGGGATCTACCCGCCCATCGCCACCCCCTTCACCGCCCAGGAGGACGTGGACTACGACAAACTGGACCAGAACCTGCTCAAGTACGCCGAGATGCCGTTTAAAG GTCTGGTGGTCCAGGGCTCCAACGGCGAGTACCCTTACCTGACGGAGGAGGAGCGCGTGGAGGTGGTGAGGAGGGTCCGCCGCTCGCTGCCCGCTGACAAACTGCTCCTGGCGGGGTCCGGCTGCGAAT CCAGCAGAGCCACGCTGCGGCTGACGGAGAAGATGGCGGAGGCCGGCGCCGACGCCGCCCTGGTGGTGACGCCGTGCTTCTACAGGGGCAAGATGGACAGCCACGCCCTCGTGCAACATTTCACCAAG GTGGCGGACGGCAGTGCGGTGCCGGTGGTTCTGTACAGCGTCCCCGCCAACACGGGCCTGGAGCTTCCTGTGGACGCCGTGGTCCGCCTGGCCCAACATCCCAACATCGCCGGACTCAAAGACAGCGGCGGAGAC ATCTCCCGCCTGGCCCTGATGGTGCACAAAACCAAGTCTCAACACTTCCAGGTGCTGGCGGGCTCCGCCGGCTTCCTGATGGCGGCCTACTGTGTGG GGGCAGTGGGCGGAGTCTGCGCGCTGGCCAACGTTCTGGGTCGGCAGGTGTGCGACTTGGAACGTCTGTGCAGGTCCGGACGCTGGGACGAGGCCCGGGAGCTGCAGGGGCGCCTCGTGGAGCCCAACGCCGCC GTGACCAGGAAGTTGGGAGTGCCCGCCCTCAAGCAGGCCATGGACTGGTTCGGTTTCCACGGCGGCGTCTGTCGCTCGCCCCTCCAACCTCTGGACCGCGAGCAGACGGAGCAGCTGAGGCGGGACTTCTCGTCCAACGGGTGGATGTGA